Proteins co-encoded in one Trueperella abortisuis genomic window:
- a CDS encoding diaminopimelate dehydrogenase, with translation MIRIGINGYGNLGRGLELALGHQPDMEGVVVFTRRDPATVTTLGLPVVHVDQMEEYVGRLDVVVNCGGSATDLAVQGPAVAAMFNTVDSFDTHANIPAHFAALDDAAQAAGTLALISAGWDPGLFSMLRVLGEAVLPAGATTTFWGPGVSQGHSDAIRRIPGVVDAKQYTVPIETTVAAVKEHRPVELTARTMHKRECYVVAEEGSDRAAIERAIVQMPNYFADYDTTVTFVTAEELAAEHSGMPHGGQVIRSGRTDDNVPATVTFSLELGSNPEFTGSVLAAFARAVARKAGAGQTGAITAFDVTLGELSPLSAEELRAHFL, from the coding sequence ATGATTCGTATTGGTATCAATGGGTATGGCAACTTGGGTCGCGGCCTTGAACTCGCGCTTGGTCACCAGCCGGATATGGAGGGTGTCGTTGTCTTCACCCGCCGCGATCCGGCCACTGTGACCACGCTTGGACTGCCGGTTGTGCATGTGGACCAGATGGAAGAGTACGTGGGTCGGCTCGACGTTGTGGTCAACTGCGGCGGATCGGCAACGGACCTGGCCGTGCAGGGCCCGGCCGTCGCCGCCATGTTTAACACGGTCGACTCTTTCGATACGCACGCCAATATTCCTGCCCACTTCGCCGCCCTCGACGATGCCGCTCAGGCCGCTGGTACCCTCGCCCTCATCAGCGCCGGCTGGGATCCCGGCCTGTTTTCGATGCTGCGCGTGCTCGGTGAGGCTGTTCTGCCCGCCGGCGCGACCACCACTTTCTGGGGTCCCGGTGTGTCTCAGGGGCATTCGGATGCGATCCGTCGGATTCCGGGTGTTGTCGACGCCAAGCAGTACACCGTTCCCATTGAGACCACGGTGGCGGCGGTCAAGGAGCATCGTCCCGTTGAGCTCACCGCGCGTACGATGCACAAGCGGGAGTGCTACGTCGTCGCCGAAGAGGGCAGCGACCGTGCCGCCATCGAGCGCGCCATTGTTCAGATGCCGAACTACTTCGCCGACTATGACACGACCGTGACCTTTGTGACGGCCGAGGAACTCGCCGCGGAGCATTCCGGCATGCCCCATGGCGGTCAGGTGATTCGTTCGGGGCGCACGGATGATAACGTCCCCGCAACCGTCACGTTTAGTCTGGAGCTGGGCTCTAATCCCGAGTTCACGGGTTCGGTGCTGGCGGCTTTCGCGCGGGCCGTGGCTCGCAAGGCCGGCGCCGGGCAAACCGGGGCGATCACCGCGTTTGACGTGACGCTTGGGGAGCTGTCCCCCCTGAGTGCCGAGGAGCTGCGGGCGCACTTCCTTTAA
- a CDS encoding GntR family transcriptional regulator, translated as MNFEAGIPIWMQLVDEFTRRIVSGEWAPGARVPSVRELAAELGVNPNTAQRALAELERRELSRTERTAGRFITDSAERVDALRIELAQSSAEDYVRAARGLGLNRTQAQQLISESWSRHESDHPEGS; from the coding sequence GTGAACTTCGAAGCCGGCATTCCCATCTGGATGCAGTTAGTCGACGAATTCACTCGTCGAATCGTCAGCGGCGAGTGGGCTCCGGGCGCTCGTGTCCCTTCCGTACGCGAACTCGCGGCCGAGCTCGGGGTCAACCCCAACACCGCGCAACGCGCGCTCGCCGAACTCGAGCGCCGCGAACTGAGCCGGACCGAACGCACCGCGGGTCGCTTCATCACCGACAGCGCCGAACGCGTCGACGCCCTCCGCATTGAACTCGCTCAATCCTCCGCGGAGGACTACGTTCGCGCCGCCCGAGGCCTCGGCCTCAATCGAACCCAAGCGCAACAGCTCATTTCCGAGAGCTGGAGCCGCCACGAATCCGACCATCCCGAAGGGAGCTAA
- a CDS encoding SLC13 family permease, translating into MSTPDLIKDSPISQGSQDHHDETIMPQGRPWLRHLGGLALGVVAGLIIYFIFPKELSSTLTEQFAAKEMDTDATKIAITAGVAVMMGVWWMTEAIPLAATALVPVTLFPIFGIMSFKDAGAAYASSTIFLFMGGFFLALAMQRWNFHRRLALTIVRALGTKPTRLVLGFMVATGFLSMWVSNTATAVMMLPIGISVLTTIGHADDEGTSRLSNFGTALMLGIAYSASIASLSTLIGTPPNALLRGYLQDTHGISLSFGKWMLFATPMAWLFVLIAWQLLVRIYKPEVTEIPGGKDLIARELRDMGPMSAQEKIVGLIFVAAAAAWIIIPTLWPDGPISDSTIAMILAMVLFITPAKPAQGVAILDWETAKHIPWDVLLLFGGGLSLSAAFGKSGLSAWIGEVAGSLAGLPTILIIAGVTAIVIFLTEMTSNTATAAAFLPIIGAVAIGMGADVQLLVIPVALAATCAFMLPVATPPNAIAYGSGYITIAQMVKAGLWLNIIGIVLITGWTLVFGPMLLGFSL; encoded by the coding sequence ATGAGTACACCGGATCTCATCAAAGACTCCCCGATTTCGCAAGGTTCCCAAGACCACCACGACGAAACCATCATGCCCCAGGGCCGCCCCTGGCTGCGCCACCTCGGAGGCCTGGCGCTCGGCGTCGTCGCCGGATTGATCATCTACTTCATCTTCCCCAAAGAGCTTTCTTCCACGCTCACGGAGCAGTTCGCCGCGAAGGAGATGGACACGGACGCCACCAAGATCGCGATCACGGCGGGAGTCGCCGTCATGATGGGCGTGTGGTGGATGACGGAGGCGATCCCGCTCGCAGCCACCGCACTTGTGCCGGTCACGCTCTTCCCGATCTTCGGGATCATGAGCTTCAAGGACGCCGGCGCCGCCTACGCCTCCTCCACGATCTTCCTGTTCATGGGCGGATTCTTCCTCGCACTGGCGATGCAACGCTGGAACTTCCACCGCCGGCTCGCGCTCACCATCGTGCGGGCACTCGGCACGAAACCCACCCGCCTCGTGCTCGGCTTCATGGTGGCCACGGGCTTCCTGTCCATGTGGGTGTCGAACACGGCGACTGCGGTCATGATGCTGCCGATCGGCATCTCCGTACTCACCACGATCGGGCACGCCGACGACGAGGGCACCTCGCGCCTGTCCAACTTCGGCACGGCGCTCATGCTGGGCATCGCGTACTCGGCGTCGATCGCGTCGCTATCTACCCTGATTGGCACGCCGCCAAACGCACTGCTGCGCGGCTACCTGCAAGACACGCACGGCATCTCGCTGTCCTTCGGCAAGTGGATGCTCTTCGCCACGCCGATGGCCTGGCTCTTCGTCCTTATCGCCTGGCAACTGCTGGTGCGGATCTACAAGCCCGAGGTCACGGAGATTCCGGGCGGCAAGGATCTGATCGCGCGCGAGCTACGCGACATGGGCCCGATGTCGGCCCAAGAGAAGATCGTCGGGCTGATCTTTGTTGCCGCCGCTGCCGCCTGGATCATCATTCCCACCCTCTGGCCTGATGGCCCCATCTCCGACTCCACGATCGCGATGATCCTGGCAATGGTGCTGTTCATTACGCCCGCCAAGCCCGCCCAGGGCGTGGCCATCCTCGACTGGGAGACCGCCAAGCACATCCCGTGGGACGTGCTGCTGCTGTTCGGCGGCGGCCTGTCGCTATCGGCCGCGTTCGGCAAGTCCGGGCTGTCGGCGTGGATCGGCGAGGTGGCCGGGTCGCTTGCGGGCCTGCCCACGATCCTCATCATCGCCGGTGTCACCGCAATCGTCATCTTCCTCACCGAGATGACGTCGAACACCGCAACCGCCGCCGCCTTCCTGCCGATCATCGGCGCCGTGGCGATCGGCATGGGCGCGGACGTCCAGCTGTTGGTCATCCCGGTGGCACTCGCCGCGACCTGCGCCTTCATGCTCCCGGTCGCCACGCCGCCGAACGCCATCGCCTACGGCTCCGGCTACATTACGATCGCCCAGATGGTCAAAGCCGGCCTGTGGCTGAACATCATCGGCATCGTGCTGATCACCGGATGGACGCTGGTGTTCGGACCGATGCTGCTGGGCTTCAGCCTGTAG
- a CDS encoding GntP family transporter: MSTGTLLGVAVGAIILLLLLVIKVKMSAFVAMLLVAFGTALATRIPFEEIVPVMQTGMGNTLGSVMIVVGLGAMLGRIVEIAGGADALALAFTQRLGKARVVAAVTAAAFILGIPIFFDVGFIILAPIVFGFARVANINPLRIGLPVAGALLTVHVALPPHPGPVAAAEITGADIGVVLGIGLPITALTCVIGYFAAKAVRTEVVTLLHSPAMQAAEGETSQAAEGEGTADASRGGVTTTSARVRSIGAGTVIVIILLPILQIMLGTVSNTVLESGSTAQRVLSMVGSSAIALLTGVIVAYLVIGRKMRWSFERRGSILDSALPDVAVIVFVTGAGGVFANVLVQSGIGAALADALIAMNMPIILAGFLISLVLRASQGSASVAILTSAGLMAEPIAAAGYSGLQTALVTLAIGFGGLGLSHINDSGFWIVTKYLGLSVKDGLRNWTVLSTVFGLVGFALTAAVFALV; the protein is encoded by the coding sequence ATGAGCACCGGAACGTTACTCGGCGTCGCCGTCGGCGCAATCATCCTTTTGCTGCTGCTCGTCATCAAGGTCAAGATGTCGGCCTTTGTTGCGATGCTACTCGTGGCATTCGGCACCGCACTCGCCACCAGGATCCCTTTCGAGGAGATCGTACCCGTCATGCAAACCGGCATGGGCAACACGCTCGGGTCGGTGATGATCGTGGTCGGGCTCGGAGCGATGCTGGGGCGGATCGTCGAGATCGCAGGCGGAGCGGACGCGTTGGCCCTGGCGTTCACACAACGCTTGGGTAAGGCGCGGGTCGTCGCCGCGGTGACAGCCGCGGCATTCATCCTCGGAATTCCGATCTTCTTCGACGTCGGATTCATCATCCTCGCGCCGATCGTTTTCGGCTTTGCCCGAGTGGCCAACATCAACCCCCTCCGCATCGGGCTGCCGGTTGCGGGAGCGCTGTTGACCGTGCATGTCGCACTGCCGCCGCACCCGGGGCCGGTCGCAGCGGCCGAGATCACCGGTGCAGACATTGGCGTCGTCTTGGGCATCGGGTTGCCTATCACGGCTCTAACCTGCGTCATAGGTTATTTCGCCGCGAAGGCCGTGCGAACCGAAGTCGTGACACTCCTTCATTCGCCCGCCATGCAGGCCGCCGAGGGCGAGACCTCTCAGGCCGCCGAGGGCGAGGGCACCGCCGATGCATCTCGGGGCGGCGTGACGACGACGTCCGCTCGGGTCCGTTCGATCGGAGCTGGAACGGTCATCGTGATCATTCTGCTTCCCATTCTTCAAATCATGTTGGGGACCGTCTCCAACACCGTTCTTGAGTCTGGAAGCACGGCGCAGCGGGTGCTGTCGATGGTTGGCTCGTCAGCTATCGCTTTGCTGACCGGCGTGATCGTGGCCTACCTCGTCATCGGACGAAAGATGCGGTGGAGCTTTGAGCGGCGGGGCTCGATCCTCGACTCCGCTTTGCCCGATGTGGCCGTGATCGTGTTCGTCACGGGGGCCGGCGGCGTCTTTGCCAACGTGCTCGTGCAGTCGGGCATCGGCGCCGCGCTCGCGGACGCGCTCATCGCGATGAACATGCCGATCATCCTTGCAGGTTTCCTCATCTCACTGGTGTTGCGCGCCTCCCAGGGCTCCGCGTCGGTCGCTATCTTGACCTCCGCCGGTCTCATGGCCGAGCCGATTGCCGCCGCTGGGTATAGCGGGCTACAGACCGCTCTGGTCACGCTCGCCATCGGATTCGGCGGACTTGGCCTTTCCCATATCAACGATTCGGGTTTCTGGATTGTGACGAAATACTTGGGATTGAGCGTCAAGGACGGCCTGCGAAACTGGACCGTGCTGAGCACGGTGTTCGGGCTCGTCGGCTTCGCCCTCACTGCGGCGGTGTTCGCGCTTGTGTAG
- a CDS encoding ABC transporter ATP-binding protein has product MNPTHEPLLQIRDLHKSYGSVKALAGVNLELEPGRIVGLLGENGCGKTTLLKIIAGMNAGYSGEVRILGNEPGPQTKAVTAFLPDSEFLPRKLTVAYCLDLYQDLFADFDRARARDMIAYFGLTESTKLSAMSKGMREKVQVSLTMSRRAKLYLLDEPISGIDPAAREGILQAVLDSLEPDSLLIMSTHLVHDLEAALDTVVFMRHGQITLTGDADDLRSEHGLSIDQLFRKVYR; this is encoded by the coding sequence ATGAATCCCACGCACGAACCCCTGCTCCAGATTCGCGACCTACACAAGAGCTACGGCAGCGTCAAAGCACTCGCCGGCGTCAACCTCGAGCTCGAACCGGGCCGCATCGTCGGCCTGCTTGGCGAAAATGGCTGCGGCAAAACCACGCTACTGAAGATCATCGCGGGCATGAACGCAGGCTACAGCGGCGAGGTTCGCATCCTCGGCAATGAGCCGGGCCCACAGACCAAGGCAGTCACCGCCTTCCTCCCCGACTCCGAATTCCTGCCCCGCAAGCTCACCGTCGCCTACTGCCTGGACCTCTACCAAGACCTCTTCGCCGACTTCGACCGCGCTCGCGCTCGCGACATGATCGCGTACTTCGGGCTCACGGAATCGACAAAGCTCTCCGCGATGTCCAAGGGCATGCGCGAAAAGGTTCAGGTTTCGCTCACCATGTCGCGCCGCGCCAAGCTCTACCTGCTCGACGAGCCCATCAGCGGCATCGACCCCGCCGCCCGCGAAGGCATCCTCCAAGCTGTCCTCGACAGCCTCGAACCAGACTCGCTACTCATCATGTCAACCCACCTCGTCCACGACCTCGAAGCGGCCCTCGACACGGTCGTCTTCATGCGTCACGGCCAGATTACCCTCACCGGCGACGCCGACGACCTCCGCTCTGAACACGGACTCAGTATCGACCAGCTCTTCCGAAAGGTGTACCGATGA
- a CDS encoding four-carbon acid sugar kinase family protein, whose translation MKKYHELIEGYPPGATVTAADVRRARDAAHETTIYVVLDDDPTGTQSVADLPVLTSWEEEDFLWAYATGKPAVYVMTNSRSLSANDAERVNREVTRAALKAATTAGVTVAFVSRSDSTLRGHFPLEPQTIVDEYAAATGRKADGIVVVPAFGDAGRITVGGIHYAGSVESGFVPVGETEFAKDATFGFTSSALADWVEEKSHGQIPASSVIHIDLTALRTEGEAVPLLQSAKNGAIVVVDIVTEEDLRLLSLALIEAEAAGSTFVYRVGPPFVRARIGQDVREPLTVREVEDSRRGTASARGGLIVVGSHVDLTTRQLNVLRDKQHPAEFEIEVAKVVDADHRDQHLAAIAQQAADALNAGNVVVRTSRTLVTGKDRDDSLDISRRVSAAVVEVVQRVLHANPPRFVVAKGGITSSDVASKGLGIRHAMVIGPMLPGIVSLWSGQDGPAAGIPYVVFAGNVGNEESLAAVVNTLSH comes from the coding sequence ATGAAGAAGTACCACGAGCTAATCGAAGGCTACCCGCCCGGCGCCACCGTCACGGCGGCGGATGTGCGACGCGCCCGAGACGCCGCACACGAAACCACCATCTACGTCGTCCTCGACGACGACCCCACGGGAACCCAGTCCGTCGCCGACCTTCCCGTCCTGACGTCGTGGGAGGAAGAAGACTTCCTCTGGGCGTACGCAACCGGGAAACCCGCCGTGTACGTCATGACGAATTCCCGATCCCTGTCAGCCAACGACGCCGAACGAGTCAACCGCGAGGTCACCCGCGCGGCCCTCAAGGCGGCTACCACCGCCGGCGTCACCGTCGCGTTCGTCTCGCGCTCGGATTCCACACTCAGAGGCCACTTCCCGCTCGAACCGCAGACCATCGTCGACGAGTACGCAGCGGCAACGGGGAGGAAGGCCGACGGGATCGTCGTCGTTCCCGCATTCGGCGACGCCGGACGTATCACCGTCGGCGGTATCCACTACGCCGGCTCTGTCGAATCCGGTTTCGTTCCCGTCGGTGAGACCGAGTTCGCCAAGGACGCGACATTCGGATTCACCTCCTCGGCTCTGGCGGACTGGGTCGAGGAAAAGTCGCACGGACAGATCCCCGCATCCTCCGTCATCCACATCGACCTCACCGCCTTGCGAACCGAAGGCGAAGCGGTGCCCCTGCTACAGTCGGCGAAAAACGGCGCGATCGTCGTCGTCGATATCGTCACCGAGGAAGACCTTCGGCTCCTCTCACTTGCCCTCATTGAGGCAGAGGCGGCGGGTTCCACCTTCGTCTACCGGGTCGGTCCGCCGTTCGTTCGCGCCCGCATCGGCCAAGACGTCCGTGAACCACTCACCGTCCGCGAGGTGGAAGACTCTCGGAGAGGGACGGCGAGCGCTCGCGGCGGGTTGATCGTGGTCGGCTCGCACGTTGACCTCACCACCCGGCAGCTCAACGTGCTACGCGATAAGCAACACCCCGCCGAGTTCGAGATCGAGGTCGCCAAGGTGGTCGACGCCGACCATCGCGACCAGCACCTCGCCGCAATCGCCCAACAGGCGGCCGACGCGCTCAACGCCGGCAACGTCGTTGTCCGCACATCCCGCACGCTCGTCACCGGAAAGGACCGGGACGATTCCCTCGACATCTCGCGGCGCGTGTCCGCCGCCGTCGTGGAAGTCGTCCAACGCGTCCTCCACGCGAACCCGCCGCGCTTCGTCGTCGCAAAGGGCGGCATCACCTCCTCCGATGTCGCCTCGAAGGGACTCGGCATCCGACACGCCATGGTGATCGGCCCGATGCTACCCGGAATTGTCTCCCTCTGGTCCGGCCAAGACGGCCCCGCCGCAGGCATCCCCTACGTCGTCTTCGCTGGAAATGTGGGCAACGAGGAATCCCTCGCCGCCGTCGTCAACACGCTATCTCACTAA
- a CDS encoding MFS transporter → MDNTRVPADTPPTGAPAGAPTAAPQPPSLWRSHDYRAWFVGDTSSKFSGALRSFALPLAVVALTGSATQAGVIATASQAIGILCMVPGGVISDRMDRRKILYTFAALGMAIWSAIAILFASGALTFPLLITLTSLGAVNAGLFGQVTDAILRTLVHGEDLVKASAANQGRDASIELGAPPVGAALYALGAWVPFAVSVAGYLLLGLCGSLIRRDLRPRRATEPTPTEPTPTATCADDVTGPNVVVRSWTIFADDVRDGLAYLRARPTILQLLAPLAVANIGFMGAQHAITYALVLDGRTPGEIAAYNTAIAVFALVGSVLAGKYANRLRTGWVFTVAIPASTLVLVPAVFSRELAVVVPCMGLYLLAAITTAGHHSIIFSTTPDEMQGRLWAVFGLITSLPMAAGPTLAGVLLDRGEYRLAMALFIAVMIVPALAWSAMPRVRALPRPGDWANVEL, encoded by the coding sequence ATGGATAACACAAGAGTCCCAGCAGACACGCCACCCACCGGCGCACCCGCCGGCGCACCCACCGCAGCCCCACAGCCTCCCTCCCTCTGGCGCAGCCACGACTACCGAGCCTGGTTCGTCGGTGACACATCCTCCAAGTTTTCTGGCGCGCTGCGCTCATTCGCGCTCCCGCTCGCGGTAGTCGCACTGACCGGCTCGGCCACACAGGCGGGTGTCATCGCAACGGCTTCCCAGGCCATCGGCATCCTGTGCATGGTCCCGGGCGGCGTGATTTCAGACCGCATGGACCGCCGCAAGATCCTCTACACTTTCGCCGCGCTCGGCATGGCAATCTGGTCGGCGATCGCCATCCTCTTCGCCTCCGGCGCCCTCACCTTCCCCCTCCTCATCACCCTGACCTCGCTCGGCGCCGTCAACGCCGGACTATTTGGCCAGGTCACGGATGCCATCCTTCGCACGCTCGTTCACGGGGAGGATCTCGTCAAAGCCAGCGCCGCCAACCAGGGCCGCGACGCCTCCATCGAACTTGGCGCCCCGCCCGTCGGCGCCGCCCTCTACGCGCTCGGCGCATGGGTTCCCTTCGCCGTATCCGTTGCCGGCTACCTCCTCCTCGGCCTGTGCGGCTCACTCATCCGCCGCGACCTGCGCCCGCGCCGCGCCACCGAACCCACACCCACCGAACCCACACCCACCGCCACATGCGCCGACGACGTAACCGGCCCGAACGTCGTCGTGAGATCGTGGACCATCTTCGCCGACGACGTCCGCGACGGCCTCGCCTACCTCCGCGCTCGCCCCACAATCCTGCAGTTGCTGGCGCCGCTGGCGGTGGCGAACATCGGATTCATGGGGGCTCAGCACGCGATCACATACGCGCTGGTGCTAGACGGCCGGACGCCGGGGGAGATCGCGGCCTACAACACGGCGATCGCAGTGTTTGCACTGGTCGGGTCGGTGCTTGCGGGCAAGTACGCGAACCGCCTCCGCACTGGCTGGGTGTTCACGGTGGCAATACCGGCCTCGACATTAGTGCTGGTGCCGGCGGTGTTTAGCCGGGAGCTCGCGGTCGTCGTGCCGTGCATGGGCCTGTACCTGCTTGCCGCGATCACGACGGCGGGACACCACTCGATCATCTTCTCCACCACGCCCGACGAGATGCAGGGAAGGCTGTGGGCCGTCTTCGGACTGATCACGTCGCTGCCGATGGCGGCGGGGCCGACGCTCGCGGGCGTGCTGCTCGACCGGGGCGAGTACCGCCTAGCGATGGCTCTGTTCATCGCGGTGATGATCGTGCCGGCGCTGGCGTGGTCGGCGATGCCGCGGGTGCGCGCGCTTCCGCGGCCCGGCGACTGGGCTAATGTGGAGCTATGA
- a CDS encoding ArsR/SmtB family transcription factor — MTNKATPEVVAALANPVRLKLLYEITASGRARTSDLAQAAKLAPNKVSYHLKKLEAAGVVTKQSGDDARETWWSAVPGGWEVNEPELAPGLSAALALLDQHVRDRSDAFAAEQREAGVRMPFANADTVLTLTVDDARVLADELSSLFERYAGSTTLDAAGEAFRYDFRFSLLPIGRATSAPAGA; from the coding sequence ATGACGAACAAAGCCACCCCGGAGGTTGTTGCCGCGCTGGCCAATCCCGTGCGACTGAAGCTGCTGTACGAGATCACCGCGTCCGGTCGGGCGCGCACGTCCGACCTCGCGCAGGCCGCCAAGCTCGCGCCCAACAAAGTCTCCTACCACCTGAAGAAGCTTGAGGCCGCCGGCGTGGTGACGAAGCAGTCAGGCGACGACGCCCGCGAGACCTGGTGGTCCGCCGTCCCCGGGGGCTGGGAGGTCAATGAACCTGAGCTCGCCCCTGGCCTGTCCGCCGCCCTCGCGCTCCTGGATCAGCACGTGCGCGACCGCTCCGACGCCTTCGCCGCCGAACAACGCGAGGCCGGGGTCAGGATGCCTTTCGCCAACGCCGACACTGTCCTCACTCTTACGGTTGACGACGCTCGGGTTCTCGCCGACGAGCTCTCCTCGCTGTTCGAGCGGTACGCGGGTTCGACGACGCTCGACGCCGCCGGCGAGGCCTTCCGGTACGACTTCCGCTTTTCCCTTCTTCCCATCGGGCGGGCGACCTCCGCGCCGGCGGGCGCCTGA
- a CDS encoding HAD family hydrolase — protein MRELSDALAGLSAGPDLLIGLDVDGTILHHDTSLSPRVRDAILAHVAAGTHVVIATGRGIAGTQLALDAIGLTGVYTVCSNGAIVAAFGEDPGLVPTTPVSPDITDRDVHIVGVHTFDPSTEIAKVLEGLPDVAIAVESMSSATRISAPFPTGELSGRLVLSPPDQLVGPDTTRVTIRAPHMTAMELLEAIESLGLRGIEYAVGWSAWMDLAPAGVSKAVGLADVQAIVGAARTIAVGDSGNDCEMLAWADVGIAMANSRPYIHKFADAIAPHVNDDGLALVLETLL, from the coding sequence ATGCGTGAGCTGAGCGATGCCCTCGCCGGACTGTCGGCAGGTCCCGACCTCCTCATCGGGCTCGACGTCGACGGCACGATCCTCCATCACGACACGTCGCTCTCGCCCCGCGTACGCGACGCGATCCTCGCCCACGTAGCCGCGGGCACGCACGTCGTGATCGCCACCGGGCGCGGGATCGCCGGCACCCAGCTCGCACTCGACGCCATCGGGCTGACCGGCGTCTACACCGTGTGCTCCAACGGCGCGATCGTCGCCGCCTTCGGGGAGGACCCCGGCCTCGTCCCCACCACGCCCGTTTCGCCCGACATCACCGACCGGGACGTGCATATCGTCGGTGTCCACACTTTCGATCCCAGCACCGAGATCGCGAAGGTGCTGGAGGGGCTGCCCGACGTCGCCATCGCCGTCGAGTCCATGAGCTCGGCTACCCGCATCTCCGCGCCGTTCCCCACCGGGGAACTCTCCGGCAGGCTCGTGCTCTCGCCCCCGGATCAGCTGGTCGGGCCCGACACGACGCGAGTCACCATCCGCGCCCCGCACATGACCGCGATGGAATTGCTTGAGGCCATCGAGTCCCTCGGGCTTCGCGGCATCGAGTACGCCGTGGGGTGGTCGGCGTGGATGGATCTCGCGCCCGCTGGAGTTTCCAAGGCCGTGGGCCTGGCCGACGTGCAGGCCATCGTCGGCGCCGCGCGCACCATCGCCGTGGGCGACTCCGGCAACGACTGCGAGATGCTCGCCTGGGCCGACGTCGGAATCGCCATGGCCAACTCCCGGCCCTACATCCACAAGTTCGCCGACGCCATCGCACCCCACGTCAACGACGACGGGCTGGCCCTCGTCCTCGAAACCCTGCTCTAG
- a CDS encoding NAD(P)-dependent oxidoreductase has protein sequence MKIAVIGLGAMGIEMATWLATTFDVVGYDVSEERMDLARERGVRSADSPSGACTDADVTLVAVRNRAQLDDLLYGERGIIDVLREGSALILTSTIGIAAVEEVAAQLSQHGIRFVDAPVSGGPVRAGKGDLLVTVGAYEADYDFARPVLDAMASTLVLVGKAPGKGQAMKTVNQLLCGVHIAAGAEALALAGKLGLDQEMALSALMSGAAESFMLGDRGPRAIQAFRGEEAEVKSRLDIFVKDMGIVTDAAKAAGIAVPVAAAAEQEYLMGLSRGQGAMDDSSVIRVISPDALP, from the coding sequence ATGAAGATCGCAGTAATTGGCCTTGGCGCCATGGGAATCGAAATGGCCACCTGGCTGGCAACCACCTTCGACGTCGTCGGCTATGACGTGTCGGAAGAACGTATGGATCTGGCCCGCGAGCGCGGCGTGCGCTCAGCCGATTCGCCTAGTGGCGCCTGCACGGACGCGGACGTCACGCTCGTCGCGGTACGCAACCGGGCACAGCTCGACGACCTCCTGTATGGCGAGCGAGGAATTATTGACGTGTTGCGTGAAGGCTCGGCGCTCATTCTCACCTCGACGATCGGCATCGCCGCCGTCGAAGAGGTTGCCGCCCAACTCTCGCAGCACGGAATCAGGTTCGTCGACGCGCCGGTCTCGGGCGGGCCGGTGCGCGCCGGAAAGGGCGACCTGCTCGTGACCGTCGGCGCCTATGAGGCCGACTATGACTTCGCTCGCCCCGTGCTTGACGCGATGGCGTCAACCCTCGTCCTGGTTGGCAAGGCGCCCGGAAAGGGCCAGGCGATGAAGACCGTCAACCAGCTCTTGTGTGGCGTCCATATTGCCGCCGGAGCAGAGGCATTGGCCTTGGCGGGCAAGCTGGGCCTCGACCAGGAAATGGCGCTGAGCGCGCTGATGTCCGGAGCCGCCGAGTCGTTCATGCTTGGCGACCGCGGTCCACGTGCCATTCAGGCGTTCCGGGGCGAGGAGGCGGAGGTGAAGTCGCGCCTGGATATCTTCGTCAAGGACATGGGCATCGTCACCGACGCCGCGAAGGCCGCTGGCATCGCCGTGCCCGTCGCAGCGGCTGCCGAGCAGGAGTATCTGATGGGCCTCTCACGGGGGCAAGGCGCCATGGACGACTCCTCCGTCATTCGTGTCATCAGCCCCGATGCTCTGCCGTAA